The following is a genomic window from Nitrospira sp..
CGGGCCTGAGTCGGGCGCGGCGCTGGCAACGGTCGTCGGCGTATTGGTTGAAGTCCCCGTGATGTTGTCCGTCTGCCATATCTGTAACCGGACGCGGCACTGGTTTCCGGAGGAGCTGGTTTGACGAGGGACGGCCTAGGGAGGGCGTTGAGTCTTATGCCGACAGGTCCTATCAAGGTTCTCATTCTCTGTACCGGCAACTCGTGCCGTTCAATCATGGCCGAGGCGCTCTTGAATGAATTGGGGCAGGGACGGTTCCAGGCCTGGAGTGCCGGGAGTTTCCCGGCTGGGTACGTGCATCCGCGAACTATTGAAACCCTCAGGCGCCACGGCATTGATCCCGGCCAGCCCTCCAGCAAATCCTGGAACGAGTTTGCCGCTCAATCCCTCGACGTGGTCATTACGGTCTGCGATCAGGCGGCCGGTGAGACTTGTCCTATTTTCCCAGGCAAACCGACCAAACTTCATTGGGGTACGCCCGATCCCGCCAAGGTGTTGGGGAACGAAGCAGACACGCAAGCCGCATTCGACCGTGCATTCAACTTTCTCAAGGAACGGATAGAGCAGTTGGTTGCGACCTCAGAGCACTCAGATAGATCCCGGACCGATAGACGCTCAGGGTTGTAGATTGGTGGTACACGCCCAGCGTGCGTACTCGGCAGGTCTTCTGTTGATCGCTCGACCGGTGTCGTCAATCCTGTTAGAGTTGCCGCGCGTATGATTCCCCTTAGAAGCTGTACGGTATTGACCAGTCTACGATATTTTCATGTCCAGCCCAGAACGTCATCCGGTTGTCACGGCCGATCTCGCGATCGTCGGCGCTGGCGCGGCTGGGCTCGCCGCAGCCATCTTTGCCGGAGAAGCAGCCAAACCGTCAGGTTCACGGAGTATCGTTGTCCTCGATGGGGCTAAGACCATCGGCGCCAAGATCCTGGTATCCGGTGGGGGCCGGTGCAACGTCACGCATGATGTCATCACCGCGACGGATTTTTTCGGTAATCGCCGGATCATCAAAAATGTCTTGGCCGCCTTTT
Proteins encoded in this region:
- a CDS encoding Arsenate reductase (MaGe:77307871) — translated: MPTGPIKVLILCTGNSCRSIMAEALLNELGQGRFQAWSAGSFPAGYVHPRTIETLRRHGIDPGQPSSKSWNEFAAQSLDVVITVCDQAAGETCPIFPGKPTKLHWGTPDPAKVLGNEADTQAAFDRAFNFLKERIEQLVATSEHSDRSRTDRRSGL